A genome region from Nocardia sp. NBC_00565 includes the following:
- a CDS encoding aspartate aminotransferase family protein has protein sequence MTSSYQRLSSPLSLDASHEAFERTKRSVGGGVSSGMRAATKPHPLFVNRAAGAHVWDLDGAEFIDYVMAWGPSIVGHSHPHVVEAVMEVIPRMQMVGMGHTLEYEAAELVLEAVPGAERLLWTNSGTEAVQIALRLARAGTGRSKVLKFTRSYHGWHDSVYASMGADHTAEKAMRSTAGQSLNAIRDLVVTEYNSISEAERILGEARERDIAAVLIDPIMSNAGLIPPAPGYLERLRELCDEHGVVLIFDQVIAGFRIARGGVTERYGVTPDLSTFGKAIAGGFSQSAVVGKAALIDQVQHGVSHAGTYNGNPVALAAVKATQEILAEPGVYDRLEDVSAYFQSGVQSVFDRLPYRPTSRRVGSFATFVPQSDGAAVAAPADIWDRITAGTLARGVAFLPTGKIFLSTEHTRADVDRTVDVLGEVVDGLVGNASSL, from the coding sequence ATGACAAGTTCGTACCAGCGCCTCAGCAGCCCTCTTTCGCTGGATGCTTCTCATGAGGCCTTCGAGCGCACCAAGCGCAGCGTCGGCGGAGGAGTCAGTTCCGGCATGCGGGCCGCAACGAAGCCGCATCCACTCTTCGTCAACAGGGCCGCCGGCGCGCATGTTTGGGACCTCGACGGTGCCGAGTTCATCGACTACGTCATGGCCTGGGGCCCCAGCATCGTCGGGCATAGCCACCCGCACGTCGTTGAGGCCGTGATGGAGGTCATCCCTCGTATGCAGATGGTCGGGATGGGGCACACCCTGGAGTACGAAGCCGCCGAGCTCGTACTCGAGGCCGTGCCCGGGGCCGAGCGCTTGCTGTGGACGAACTCGGGCACCGAAGCCGTACAGATCGCCCTTCGCCTCGCACGGGCCGGGACCGGGCGCAGCAAGGTTCTCAAGTTCACCAGGAGTTACCACGGCTGGCATGACTCGGTATACGCGAGCATGGGCGCGGACCACACCGCCGAGAAGGCTATGCGGAGTACCGCGGGCCAAAGTCTCAATGCGATCCGTGACCTCGTTGTCACCGAATACAACAGTATTTCGGAGGCCGAACGGATACTCGGAGAGGCCCGCGAGCGCGACATCGCCGCGGTACTGATCGATCCGATCATGAGCAATGCCGGCCTGATTCCACCTGCTCCGGGATACCTGGAGCGACTGCGTGAGTTGTGCGATGAACACGGCGTCGTACTGATCTTCGACCAGGTGATTGCCGGCTTCCGCATCGCGCGCGGTGGCGTCACGGAGCGCTACGGCGTGACGCCTGACCTGTCAACGTTCGGCAAGGCCATTGCGGGAGGCTTCTCGCAGAGTGCGGTTGTCGGGAAGGCGGCGCTGATCGACCAAGTTCAGCACGGTGTGTCACACGCGGGAACGTACAACGGGAACCCCGTGGCACTTGCCGCGGTGAAAGCAACCCAGGAGATCCTCGCCGAGCCCGGGGTCTACGACCGCCTGGAGGACGTCTCGGCGTACTTCCAGTCCGGCGTTCAGTCAGTCTTCGACCGCCTGCCATATCGCCCCACGTCGAGGCGGGTCGGATCCTTCGCGACCTTCGTCCCACAGTCCGACGGTGCGGCAGTCGCGGCTCCTGCGGACATCTGGGACCGCATCACCGCTGGCACGCTGGCGCGGGGAGTCGCGTTCTTGCCGACCGGCAAGATTTTTCTCAGCACTGAGCACACGCGTGCGGACGTTGACCGCACGGTCGACGTTCTGGGCGAAGTTGTCGACGGGCTTGTCGGCAACGCGTCGTCACTGTGA
- a CDS encoding phosphotransferase family protein, whose amino-acid sequence MREFEGMNTPALEKFLRDNGVDLQGDLRVELISGGRSNLTFKAFDDVSAWVVRRPPTSGLTPSAHDMAREWAVTSALGGTDVPVARAVAFDPEGLVLGAPTTVVEYVGGTVIRTQDDLLALSDSDIEANTSELVQVLARLHAVDYDAVGLSGFGRPEGFVRRQVATWARQWGSVQTRDLPDVERLRDALDAAVPASSESSIVHGDFRVDNTILADGDPGTVAAVVDWEMSTLGDPLTDVALMCVYRQPIFDVVLGVNAAWTSDRYPSADSIAERYARESGRDLPNWDFYLALANFKLAVIGEGITHRAIAGASSGPGAELAAEATQEFIAAGLDAIGTRSRRFASTSYETAGGAPSYDR is encoded by the coding sequence ATGAGGGAGTTCGAGGGGATGAACACACCTGCGCTGGAGAAGTTTCTACGCGACAACGGCGTCGACCTGCAAGGGGATCTGAGGGTCGAGCTCATCAGCGGGGGTCGGTCGAACCTGACGTTCAAGGCGTTCGACGATGTCTCGGCGTGGGTGGTGCGCCGGCCACCGACGAGTGGGCTGACCCCGTCCGCCCATGACATGGCCCGCGAGTGGGCGGTGACGAGTGCTCTCGGTGGGACCGATGTGCCGGTGGCCCGAGCGGTTGCGTTCGATCCAGAGGGGCTGGTTCTCGGGGCACCGACAACCGTCGTGGAGTACGTCGGCGGCACCGTGATACGGACGCAGGACGATCTACTGGCGTTGTCGGACAGTGATATCGAGGCCAATACGTCGGAGCTGGTGCAGGTGCTCGCTCGCTTGCACGCGGTCGATTACGACGCTGTCGGATTGTCGGGTTTCGGCCGGCCGGAGGGTTTCGTCCGCCGGCAGGTTGCTACCTGGGCGCGTCAGTGGGGGAGCGTGCAGACCCGTGATCTGCCGGATGTGGAGCGCCTGCGCGATGCGTTGGACGCGGCCGTTCCCGCGAGTTCGGAGTCGTCGATCGTGCACGGCGACTTCCGGGTCGACAATACGATCCTGGCCGACGGTGATCCGGGAACGGTTGCTGCCGTGGTCGATTGGGAGATGTCGACGCTCGGTGATCCGCTGACCGACGTGGCGTTGATGTGCGTCTATCGCCAACCGATCTTCGATGTCGTACTCGGTGTGAATGCCGCGTGGACGAGCGACCGGTATCCGTCGGCGGACTCGATCGCGGAGAGGTATGCCCGAGAGTCCGGGCGCGACCTGCCGAACTGGGACTTCTACCTAGCGTTGGCGAACTTCAAACTGGCGGTGATCGGCGAAGGCATCACGCACCGGGCGATCGCCGGGGCGAGTTCGGGACCGGGCGCCGAACTAGCGGCGGAGGCAACGCAGGAGTTCATTGCGGCAGGGTTGGACGCGATCGGGACTCGGTCGCGTCGGTTCGCCAGCACGTCGTACGAGACCGCCGGAGGAGCCCCCAGCTATGACCGTTGA
- a CDS encoding acyl-CoA dehydrogenase family protein: protein MAIDLGYDQHVVALIDKTRAFTREVVMPIEDAFIGNITDAGGDTRRVEMQAAARDAGVFAPHVPVEYGGHGLNMSDRAPVFEEAGYSLFGPIALHIGAPDEGNVHLLAHVASTAQKEQFLAPLAHGDVRSAFAMTEPAPGAGSDPSALSTTATKVAGGWKINGHKWFITGADGAGFFIVMARTSGSPGDRGGATMFLAPADAAGIKVGRHIGTLDKAMIGGHCEVFFDDVFAPDENVLGAVDEGFSYAQVRLGPARMTHVMRWLGAARRGHDVAVAHVARREGFGAKLGDLGMVQKMIADNEIDIAATRALLVHACWALDQGSKAGNETSIAKTFAAEAIFRIVDRGIQMCGGLGVSDDLPLARLSREVRPFRVYDGPSEVHRWAIAKRAVGAARRAAREASA from the coding sequence GTGGCAATCGATCTCGGGTACGACCAGCACGTCGTGGCTCTCATCGACAAGACAAGGGCATTCACGCGTGAGGTCGTGATGCCGATCGAAGACGCGTTTATCGGCAACATCACCGACGCCGGTGGCGACACCAGGCGGGTGGAGATGCAGGCGGCGGCCAGGGACGCCGGTGTGTTCGCACCGCACGTACCGGTGGAGTACGGCGGACACGGGCTCAACATGAGTGACCGGGCCCCGGTGTTCGAGGAAGCCGGATACTCGCTGTTCGGGCCCATCGCCCTGCATATCGGTGCACCGGACGAGGGCAACGTGCACCTGCTCGCGCATGTCGCGTCGACCGCGCAGAAGGAGCAATTCCTCGCGCCGCTGGCTCATGGTGATGTGCGCTCGGCGTTCGCGATGACCGAACCTGCTCCGGGCGCCGGGTCGGACCCCTCGGCTCTCTCGACGACCGCGACAAAAGTGGCCGGCGGCTGGAAGATCAACGGCCACAAGTGGTTCATCACCGGTGCCGACGGTGCGGGTTTCTTCATCGTCATGGCCCGCACGTCCGGTTCGCCGGGTGACCGGGGTGGGGCGACGATGTTCCTCGCGCCCGCCGACGCTGCGGGTATCAAAGTCGGGCGGCATATCGGCACGCTGGACAAGGCGATGATCGGCGGGCACTGCGAAGTGTTCTTCGACGACGTGTTCGCACCGGATGAGAACGTGCTCGGCGCCGTCGACGAAGGGTTCTCGTACGCGCAGGTACGGCTGGGGCCGGCGCGGATGACGCACGTGATGCGCTGGCTCGGTGCCGCGCGCCGCGGCCATGACGTGGCCGTCGCACACGTGGCGCGGCGCGAGGGCTTCGGCGCAAAGCTGGGCGATCTGGGCATGGTGCAGAAGATGATCGCGGACAACGAGATCGACATCGCCGCCACGAGGGCGCTGCTGGTGCACGCGTGCTGGGCGCTGGATCAGGGGTCCAAGGCGGGAAACGAGACGTCGATCGCGAAAACCTTCGCGGCAGAGGCTATTTTCCGCATCGTCGACCGCGGCATTCAGATGTGCGGCGGACTCGGGGTCTCGGACGATCTTCCGTTGGCGCGGTTGTCGCGTGAGGTGCGTCCCTTCCGGGTGTACGACGGTCCGTCCGAGGTGCATCGGTGGGCAATCGCGAAACGGGCCGTCGGTGCCGCGCGTCGTGCCGCTCGTGAGGCCTCGGCATGA
- a CDS encoding SDR family NAD(P)-dependent oxidoreductase encodes MSVLDRFRIEGKVVIVTGASSGLGVAYAKGFAEAGATVVLAARRADKLQQTVKLVESLGAHALGVVTDVADPHQAGALVDAAMADFGRVDVLINNAGVGSAVPATRETPEQFRSVVDINLSGSYWPAQACGRVMEPGSSIINISSILGITTAGLPQAAYSASKAAISGLTRDLAQQWGSRKGIRVNAIAPGYFASEMTEDYPEGHPPAIGPRLILGRTGDPEELAATAIWLASPASGYITGQTIVVDGGVTIN; translated from the coding sequence ATGAGCGTGCTCGACCGCTTTCGGATCGAGGGCAAAGTGGTGATCGTGACCGGTGCCTCCTCGGGTCTCGGTGTCGCATATGCCAAGGGTTTCGCCGAGGCCGGCGCCACGGTTGTACTCGCTGCGCGCCGCGCCGACAAACTGCAGCAGACAGTGAAACTTGTCGAATCGCTGGGCGCGCATGCGCTGGGTGTGGTGACCGACGTCGCCGACCCTCATCAGGCCGGCGCCCTCGTCGATGCCGCGATGGCCGACTTCGGGCGAGTCGATGTCCTGATCAACAATGCCGGTGTCGGCTCCGCGGTACCCGCCACCCGCGAGACTCCTGAGCAGTTCCGGTCGGTCGTCGACATCAACCTGAGCGGGTCTTACTGGCCCGCACAAGCATGCGGACGGGTCATGGAGCCGGGTAGCTCGATCATCAACATCTCGAGCATCCTGGGTATCACCACCGCCGGCCTACCGCAGGCCGCCTACTCTGCCAGCAAGGCAGCAATCTCCGGGCTCACCCGCGACCTCGCACAGCAGTGGGGGAGCCGAAAAGGTATCCGCGTCAACGCGATCGCCCCCGGATACTTCGCCTCGGAAATGACCGAGGACTACCCCGAGGGCCATCCACCCGCGATCGGACCCCGCCTGATCCTGGGCCGCACCGGCGACCCCGAAGAGCTCGCCGCCACCGCGATCTGGCTGGCCTCCCCGGCTTCCGGCTACATCACCGGTCAGACCATCGTCGTCGACGGCGGCGTCACCATCAACTGA
- a CDS encoding aminotransferase class IV, whose protein sequence is MTTTPAANPYAAGCAWIEGEFVPIGEARIPILDTGFTRSDLTYDVAAVWKRQFFRLDDHLERLERSCQTLRLQLPKPRAEIRDLMVECVRRGGFDESFVEVVVTRGIPVPGERDPRTATQRLYVYAVPYVWIVKPELQQHGVDVIIAQETIRIPTDAVDPRVKNFHWADLTRGLFEAYDRGATLALMTDGRGNITEGAGFNIFAVRQDGSLITAKDGVLEGITRRTVIEIARADGREVHVGDLRVDDLVDASEVFLTSTAGGVMPVATVDGVRPHDECPGPVTRLLRDRYWDLHADSEHTFNVDV, encoded by the coding sequence GTGACCACTACGCCCGCCGCCAACCCGTATGCCGCGGGTTGCGCCTGGATCGAGGGCGAATTCGTGCCCATCGGAGAGGCGCGAATCCCCATTCTCGACACCGGCTTCACACGGTCGGATCTGACCTACGATGTTGCGGCCGTGTGGAAACGACAGTTCTTCCGGCTCGATGATCACCTCGAACGGCTCGAACGCAGTTGTCAGACCCTCCGCCTGCAATTGCCCAAACCCAGGGCAGAAATCCGCGACCTCATGGTCGAGTGTGTCCGACGCGGCGGGTTCGACGAGTCTTTTGTCGAGGTCGTCGTCACGCGCGGTATTCCCGTTCCTGGTGAACGAGATCCGCGGACGGCCACCCAGCGGCTGTATGTCTACGCCGTTCCTTATGTTTGGATCGTCAAACCCGAATTACAGCAACACGGAGTGGACGTCATCATTGCGCAGGAGACGATTCGCATCCCCACCGACGCCGTCGATCCTCGTGTGAAGAATTTCCATTGGGCCGACCTCACCCGCGGGTTGTTCGAAGCGTACGACCGCGGCGCCACGTTGGCGCTGATGACCGACGGTCGCGGCAATATCACCGAGGGCGCCGGATTCAACATTTTCGCAGTTCGCCAGGACGGTAGCTTGATCACCGCGAAAGATGGTGTTCTCGAAGGGATTACACGCCGCACCGTTATCGAAATTGCCCGCGCGGACGGGCGCGAGGTACACGTGGGCGACCTCCGCGTCGACGACCTCGTGGATGCGTCCGAGGTGTTTCTGACCAGCACCGCTGGCGGAGTGATGCCGGTGGCCACCGTGGACGGAGTGCGTCCGCACGACGAATGTCCCGGGCCGGTCACCCGGCTCCTACGCGACAGGTACTGGGATCTGCACGCAGATTCGGAACACACCTTCAATGTCGATGTGTGA
- a CDS encoding flavin-containing monooxygenase → MSKPGIEHFDVVIVGAGLSGIGAAVHLQKEAPNKKFAIIEGRDNLGGTWDLFRYPGIRSDSDMYTLGYGFKPWTKERAIASGDSILDYLWETVSEHDLKRHIKFGHQVRRAEWSSAAARWTLQVDHLGETLTITADFLFMCSGYYNYRSGFSPEFPGRNRFAGPVIHPQQWPADLDYANKKVVVIGSGATAITLIPNLAQTAEKVTMLQRSPSYVAIDQAIDEKALRLRKIFGDRLGYRMIRRRNTKRQQQMYKLAQTRPEEFKASLFKAIRDLVGQDYLDKHFTPTYQPWDQRVCLIPDGDFFQAIKFGKADVATGRIRSFTENGIELESGEEIPADIIVTATGLELVSLGEVDFVVDGESVDFSQRWTYKGLAYSGIPNLASTFGYVNTSWTVRAELVAKYIARLLTHMDKVGASSVTPTLRPEDRTMPREAFVEGFTSGYFQRANGVLPRQGDRAPWINPQNHVATKKLLTAPFDDGVLEFESI, encoded by the coding sequence GTGAGCAAGCCTGGAATCGAACACTTCGACGTCGTCATCGTCGGGGCCGGTCTGTCCGGCATCGGTGCGGCCGTTCACCTACAGAAGGAAGCGCCGAACAAGAAGTTCGCCATCATCGAGGGGCGCGACAATCTTGGTGGCACGTGGGATCTCTTTCGCTATCCCGGGATTCGCTCCGACAGCGACATGTACACCCTCGGCTACGGCTTCAAACCGTGGACCAAGGAACGCGCGATCGCGAGCGGGGATTCCATTCTGGACTATCTGTGGGAGACCGTGTCCGAGCACGACCTGAAGCGGCACATCAAATTCGGACATCAAGTCCGCCGCGCCGAATGGTCGAGCGCGGCCGCACGGTGGACGCTCCAGGTCGACCACCTCGGGGAAACTCTGACGATCACAGCCGACTTCTTGTTCATGTGCTCCGGGTACTACAACTACCGCAGCGGCTTCTCCCCGGAATTTCCGGGACGAAACCGATTCGCCGGCCCCGTGATTCACCCGCAACAGTGGCCCGCTGACCTGGACTACGCGAACAAGAAAGTGGTTGTCATCGGCTCCGGCGCGACCGCCATCACGTTGATACCGAACCTCGCGCAAACGGCCGAGAAAGTCACCATGCTGCAACGGTCACCGTCGTACGTGGCGATCGATCAGGCCATCGACGAGAAGGCGCTGCGTCTGCGCAAGATATTCGGCGACCGACTCGGGTACCGGATGATCCGCAGGCGGAACACCAAACGACAGCAGCAGATGTACAAGCTCGCACAAACGCGACCCGAAGAGTTCAAAGCGTCACTCTTCAAGGCAATCCGGGACCTGGTCGGACAGGACTACCTCGACAAGCACTTCACGCCGACGTACCAGCCCTGGGACCAGCGGGTCTGCCTGATCCCCGACGGTGATTTCTTCCAAGCCATCAAGTTCGGGAAAGCCGACGTGGCGACCGGACGTATCCGGTCGTTCACCGAGAACGGGATCGAACTCGAGTCCGGCGAGGAGATCCCGGCCGATATCATCGTCACCGCAACAGGTCTCGAACTTGTCTCACTCGGCGAGGTCGACTTTGTCGTCGACGGAGAGTCGGTGGACTTCTCCCAACGCTGGACCTACAAGGGACTGGCCTACTCGGGCATCCCGAATCTGGCGTCCACCTTCGGATACGTCAACACCTCGTGGACAGTACGCGCCGAACTCGTGGCGAAGTACATTGCCCGACTGCTCACCCACATGGACAAAGTCGGAGCCTCGAGCGTGACGCCCACCCTGCGTCCGGAGGATCGAACCATGCCGAGGGAGGCGTTCGTCGAGGGCTTCACCTCCGGGTATTTCCAACGCGCAAACGGCGTGCTGCCCCGTCAGGGCGACCGAGCCCCCTGGATCAATCCGCAGAACCACGTTGCCACCAAGAAGCTCCTCACGGCGCCGTTCGACGATGGTGTTCTCGAGTTCGAATCCATCTGA